In Deinococcus ruber, one genomic interval encodes:
- a CDS encoding helix-turn-helix domain-containing protein: MTTLKKLREAAGFDRQKFAQITGFSVYRIEKHEQGVHRISLDDAAHYARHLSRPLRRSTSRLLAELAGLEKEAAPPASLSDIQPQASA; the protein is encoded by the coding sequence ATGACGACCCTCAAGAAGCTACGAGAGGCTGCAGGATTTGATCGACAAAAATTCGCGCAGATTACGGGCTTCTCGGTCTACCGGATTGAAAAACACGAGCAGGGTGTTCACCGCATTTCTCTGGACGATGCAGCGCACTACGCCCGGCATCTCAGTAGACCGTTGCGGCGTTCTACTAGTAGACTACTAGCAGAATTGGCGGGTCTAGAGAAAGAAGCCGCTCCACCAGCCTCTCTCTCAGACATTCAGCCCCAGGCGTCGGCCTAG
- a CDS encoding LexA family transcriptional regulator: protein MLGAYYVMPTAKNAKPAWAVALKKRREEVVGSQEELAMRADISQSLVSQIERGVQNPLGVSLERLSRLLQALSWSVNEFSAATGLNLPLMGVPQMQQAHAEYQQQPVYSLSSLLNPSAARPIEHAWLRPGKGDHPTFTRALLIEDTDMERMGRSLHPDDIVLVRTDDITPVNDHLYAIAHDSKVMIRRYVETPIGAAFVADNPNLSGQLLSPSQVTVLGRMYRTFSDFNNFDN from the coding sequence ATGCTTGGAGCCTATTACGTAATGCCAACTGCCAAAAACGCAAAACCTGCGTGGGCGGTCGCGCTGAAAAAGCGTAGAGAGGAAGTAGTAGGCAGCCAGGAAGAACTCGCTATGCGGGCGGATATCTCTCAGTCTCTGGTAAGCCAGATTGAACGCGGTGTCCAAAATCCCCTTGGGGTGAGTCTGGAGCGTCTGAGCCGACTCTTACAAGCGTTGTCTTGGTCAGTAAACGAGTTCTCTGCCGCAACTGGCCTGAATCTTCCGCTTATGGGGGTTCCTCAGATGCAGCAAGCGCATGCGGAGTATCAACAGCAGCCTGTCTATAGTCTTTCCAGTTTGCTCAACCCCTCCGCCGCTCGCCCGATTGAGCACGCATGGCTTCGACCGGGTAAAGGCGACCATCCAACCTTCACCAGAGCGCTACTGATCGAAGACACTGATATGGAACGCATGGGCCGCAGCTTGCACCCAGACGACATCGTGCTTGTGCGAACCGACGACATAACCCCTGTGAATGATCACCTCTACGCCATCGCTCATGACTCAAAAGTCATGATCCGTCGATATGTTGAAACACCCATCGGTGCAGCGTTTGTTGCCGACAACCCGAACCTTTCTGGGCAGCTCCTTTCCCCCAGTCAGGTAACCGTGCTGGGGCGTATGTATCGCACCTTCAGCGACTTCAACAATTTCGACAACTGA